In a single window of the Caproicibacterium sp. BJN0003 genome:
- a CDS encoding MurR/RpiR family transcriptional regulator, which translates to MNTHLSIRIQDQMPHFSKGQRLIAKYIEEHYDKVAFMTASKLGSTVGVSESTVVRFATELGYDGYPELQRAMQEMIRSKLTSVQRIEVTKERIGKNDILDVMLAQDMDVIRRTMEATSHKDFYEAVDAIIAAKKIYILGARSSVALATFLSYYLGMLFDNVQCIQATSEAEIFEQMIYMTKDDVMIGLSFPRYSKKASKAMRFAHDRGAKVIAITDSLLSPIAEFADYRLLARSDISAIVDSLVAPLSLINSLLVALALKMESRVTKVFQNLEDIWDEYGVYEKVDETENDKDNKKE; encoded by the coding sequence ATGAACACACATCTTTCGATCCGAATTCAGGATCAGATGCCGCATTTTTCAAAAGGTCAAAGATTAATTGCTAAATATATTGAAGAACATTATGATAAAGTAGCATTTATGACTGCTTCCAAGCTTGGTTCGACAGTCGGAGTCAGTGAATCCACAGTGGTACGTTTTGCAACGGAATTGGGCTATGATGGATACCCTGAACTGCAGCGTGCAATGCAGGAAATGATTCGATCGAAGCTGACCAGCGTACAGCGAATTGAAGTCACAAAGGAAAGAATCGGGAAAAATGATATTCTTGATGTGATGCTGGCTCAGGATATGGATGTAATACGCCGTACGATGGAGGCAACTTCTCATAAAGACTTTTATGAAGCAGTTGATGCAATCATTGCGGCGAAAAAGATTTATATTTTAGGAGCGCGCAGCAGTGTGGCTTTGGCAACATTTCTTTCTTATTATTTGGGAATGCTATTTGATAATGTTCAGTGTATTCAGGCGACCAGCGAGGCGGAAATCTTTGAGCAGATGATCTATATGACGAAAGATGATGTGATGATTGGACTTTCGTTTCCGCGTTATAGTAAAAAAGCATCTAAGGCGATGCGTTTTGCACACGACCGTGGTGCAAAAGTAATTGCGATTACAGATTCTCTTTTGTCACCGATTGCGGAATTTGCAGATTATAGATTACTTGCCCGAAGTGATATTTCGGCAATCGTGGATTCTCTGGTTGCACCGCTGAGCCTGATTAATTCGTTGCTTGTTGCACTGGCTTTGAAAATGGAAAGCCGTGTGACAAAAGTTTTTCAGAATTTGGAAGATATTTGGGATGAATATGGAGTTTACGAAAAAGTTGACGAAACAGAAAATGATAAAGATAATAAAAAAGAGTGA
- a CDS encoding NAD(P)/FAD-dependent oxidoreductase yields MNMEFTKKLTKQKMIKIIKKSDLIVVGGGASGLMAAGTAAHLGLKVCLIEKTNRLGWKLSITGKGRCNVTNDCTSQEVIANVPTNGRFLFGALSHFSPSDVMKFFESLGVPLKTERGNRVFPQSDRAKDIVDALVHWNRDGGVQVIQGEVKKLFLEDESVKGVVLSDRETILAPQVILCCGGKSYPVTGSTGDGYLLAQQAGHTVIPPRPSLVPLCCKEQDCRDMMGLSLRNIGFQLYDTKKKKTVCTDFGELLFTHFGLSGPVVLSGSTHLKEMESGRYRADIDLKPALSFEKLDARLQRDFTKYHARDFVNGLSDLLPRLMIPVVVRRSGILESTKCADITREQRLSLVRLLKQLSFTVTGFRPIEEAIVTSGGVKVKEVDPKTMESKKIHGLYFAGELLDVDGYTGGFNLQIAFCTGRLAAQSVAQKVQNEKSF; encoded by the coding sequence ATGAATATGGAGTTTACGAAAAAGTTGACGAAACAGAAAATGATAAAGATAATAAAAAAGAGTGATTTGATAGTAGTGGGCGGGGGTGCTTCCGGTCTGATGGCTGCCGGCACCGCCGCCCATCTTGGGCTTAAAGTCTGTTTAATTGAAAAAACAAATCGGTTGGGGTGGAAGCTTTCCATTACAGGAAAGGGACGCTGTAATGTGACGAATGACTGCACTTCTCAGGAAGTCATTGCGAATGTCCCCACGAATGGACGGTTCCTTTTTGGAGCTCTGTCTCATTTTTCGCCTTCTGATGTGATGAAGTTTTTCGAATCATTGGGAGTGCCTCTGAAAACAGAGCGCGGAAACCGCGTGTTTCCACAGTCGGATCGAGCAAAGGACATTGTCGATGCATTGGTTCATTGGAACCGGGATGGTGGGGTCCAAGTAATACAGGGAGAAGTTAAAAAGCTCTTTCTGGAAGATGAATCCGTCAAGGGAGTTGTACTTTCGGACAGAGAAACGATTTTGGCTCCACAGGTTATCCTTTGCTGCGGTGGAAAAAGCTATCCCGTTACCGGTTCTACTGGAGATGGCTATCTTTTGGCGCAGCAGGCTGGCCATACCGTTATCCCGCCGCGTCCCTCTTTGGTGCCTCTTTGCTGTAAGGAGCAGGACTGCCGGGATATGATGGGGCTTTCTCTGCGTAATATCGGTTTTCAGCTTTATGATACGAAGAAAAAGAAAACAGTTTGTACGGATTTTGGAGAACTGTTATTTACCCATTTTGGGCTTTCTGGGCCGGTGGTGCTCAGCGGCAGTACACATCTAAAAGAGATGGAATCCGGCCGTTACCGAGCAGATATTGATTTGAAGCCGGCATTATCTTTTGAAAAACTCGATGCGCGTTTACAACGCGATTTTACAAAATATCATGCGCGTGATTTCGTAAATGGACTTTCGGACTTGCTGCCGCGGCTGATGATTCCTGTGGTCGTGCGCCGCTCCGGAATTTTGGAATCAACTAAGTGCGCAGACATCACAAGAGAGCAGCGATTGTCTCTTGTGAGGCTTTTGAAACAGCTTTCATTTACGGTTACCGGATTTCGGCCAATTGAAGAAGCCATCGTTACTTCCGGCGGCGTAAAGGTAAAGGAAGTTGACCCCAAAACAATGGAATCGAAGAAAATTCATGGGTTGTACTTTGCAGGAGAACTTTTGGACGTAGATGGCTATACAGGCGGTTTTAATTTGCAAATTGCTTTTTGTACCGGACGCCTTGCAGCACAGAGCGTTGCGCAGAAAGTGCAAAATGAGAAATCTTTTTGA
- the cmk gene encoding (d)CMP kinase, with translation MKINIAIDGPAGAGKSSIAKEISRQFGFVYVDTGAMYRAIGLYMLRKGINPKEAEKVLPLLSEIKLSLRFSKEGQRVLLNGEDVSEEIREPQVSMAASDVSAIPGVRDFLLNLQQEMAKQNDVIMDGRDIGTVVLPNAQLKIYLTASAEERAQRRRAQLQEKGIEDSFETVLEDIKRRDYQDSHRKVAPLKPASDAQYFDTTGNTLEESVQMLSNIIKKHFNL, from the coding sequence ATGAAAATTAATATTGCCATTGACGGCCCTGCTGGTGCTGGGAAAAGTTCGATTGCAAAAGAAATTTCCAGACAGTTTGGATTTGTCTATGTGGATACCGGTGCTATGTACCGTGCAATCGGGCTTTATATGCTTAGAAAGGGAATCAATCCTAAGGAAGCAGAAAAAGTTTTGCCGCTGCTTTCGGAAATTAAGCTTTCCCTTCGCTTTTCAAAAGAGGGGCAAAGAGTGCTTTTGAACGGAGAAGATGTTTCAGAGGAGATCCGTGAGCCACAGGTTAGTATGGCGGCTTCCGATGTTTCGGCAATCCCGGGAGTACGCGATTTTTTGCTGAATTTACAGCAGGAGATGGCAAAACAAAATGATGTGATTATGGATGGACGCGATATCGGAACGGTGGTTCTCCCTAACGCACAGTTGAAAATTTACTTGACTGCTTCGGCAGAGGAACGAGCACAGCGACGCCGTGCGCAGCTTCAAGAAAAGGGAATCGAGGATTCTTTTGAAACGGTTCTCGAGGACATTAAGCGCCGAGATTATCAGGATTCTCATCGTAAAGTGGCACCTTTGAAGCCTGCTTCAGATGCACAGTACTTTGATACAACGGGAAATACGTTGGAGGAATCGGTACAGATGCTTTCTAACATTATTAAAAAACATTTTAACCTGTAA
- a CDS encoding lysophospholipid acyltransferase family protein → MEKRTPIYIFVQKIARWFIRPFCPFHAQGREQVPKEGAAIICCNHLGLTDVFRLGFSLKRQIYYMAKAELFRFKPFAMILQGLGAYPVQRGRSDRKAINESARLIREGHLLGIFPEGHRSKDGLPGQPKAGAVMLAYKYQIPIVPCCIVMHGGGPVKLFHRAEVVFGAPIKPEELQITKGKGSEYRAANHLVWEKILKMREETLKKFS, encoded by the coding sequence TTGGAAAAGCGGACTCCGATCTACATTTTTGTACAAAAGATCGCACGGTGGTTTATTCGTCCCTTTTGCCCGTTTCATGCACAGGGAAGAGAGCAGGTCCCTAAAGAGGGAGCTGCCATTATTTGCTGTAATCATCTGGGACTTACGGATGTGTTTCGGCTGGGATTTTCTTTAAAACGGCAGATCTATTATATGGCCAAAGCGGAACTTTTTCGGTTTAAACCGTTTGCGATGATTCTGCAGGGACTTGGCGCTTATCCGGTTCAGCGCGGAAGAAGCGATAGAAAGGCAATCAATGAATCTGCAAGGCTGATTCGGGAAGGACATCTTCTTGGAATTTTTCCGGAAGGTCATCGCAGTAAAGATGGGTTACCCGGCCAGCCAAAAGCTGGAGCGGTAATGTTGGCTTATAAATATCAGATTCCGATTGTGCCTTGCTGCATTGTGATGCACGGGGGCGGTCCCGTTAAACTGTTCCACAGAGCAGAAGTCGTTTTTGGGGCTCCCATTAAACCGGAGGAGCTCCAAATTACAAAAGGAAAAGGCAGTGAATATCGAGCCGCTAATCATTTGGTATGGGAAAAAATTCTCAAAATGAGGGAAGAAACTTTAAAAAAATTCTCATAA
- a CDS encoding lysophospholipid acyltransferase family protein: MLYTIAKKILKGISRLFYRICWKGEEHIPKKGAFIVCCNHRSLIDPLLVAAPFQRQIRFMAKEELFTKHGRLAAWILQSLGAFPVRRETADRKSLQTAEQILLDGGIVGIFPQGYVIRDNRSFSPKSGAVLLSSCTNVPILPMSIFCRGPLKFFSRITVRIGKPISEKFFRGAEYDHKKLKSGSVTLAQAINGLLEEEN, from the coding sequence TTGCTGTATACGATTGCAAAAAAAATTTTAAAAGGAATTAGCCGCCTTTTTTACAGGATTTGCTGGAAAGGGGAAGAGCATATCCCAAAGAAGGGGGCTTTTATCGTTTGCTGCAATCATCGCAGTTTGATAGACCCCTTGTTGGTAGCGGCTCCTTTTCAGCGGCAAATTCGTTTTATGGCAAAAGAAGAACTTTTTACAAAGCATGGCAGATTGGCAGCATGGATTCTGCAAAGTCTTGGAGCTTTTCCGGTTCGCAGAGAAACGGCAGATCGTAAAAGCTTGCAAACAGCAGAACAGATTCTTTTAGACGGTGGAATTGTAGGGATTTTTCCGCAGGGATATGTCATCCGTGACAATCGTTCGTTCTCGCCTAAATCCGGCGCTGTCTTGCTGTCTTCGTGTACGAATGTGCCTATTCTTCCAATGAGTATTTTTTGCCGAGGGCCTCTCAAATTTTTTAGCCGAATTACAGTCAGAATTGGGAAACCGATTTCAGAAAAGTTTTTTCGGGGCGCCGAATACGATCATAAAAAATTAAAATCGGGCAGTGTTACTTTGGCGCAGGCAATTAATGGATTATTGGAGGAAGAAAATTGA
- a CDS encoding bifunctional 4-hydroxy-3-methylbut-2-enyl diphosphate reductase/30S ribosomal protein S1 gives MKVTVAKTAGFCFGVNRAVNLVKQLLREEKQVCTLGPIIHNPQTLSQLRKMGVIEVEKPEEAPEGSTLVIRSHGVSKAVKEQIMHLPVHCVDATCPFVSKIQEIAGEESREGRILFLFGDASHPEVQGIVGHCSGQCNVFLNAQELTDFINRREILCDSAISVVAQTTFQLSEWEKCLKILKRVYTNARIFDTICNATAARQKEAAELAQKSDAMLVLGGKQSSNTAKLFEVCRQFAPTYFAQSTEELPLSALRGVHDLGITAGASTPASIIKEVLVTMSEINEDVQNQNTDSAEDSFEEMLEESLKSLNTDEKVHGVVVGITPTEVYVDVGRKQAGFIPASELSADPNAKPEDLVKMGDEMDLLIMRTNDQEGTIMLSKKRLDAAKGWETVAAAEESGEILTGTVTNVIKGGVIAVTNGVRVFIPASQATPSRNDPLEDLLKKEVHFRIIEVNRGRRRAVGSIRSVWKDERKAQAEKFWETAEEGKEYTGTVKSLTSYGAFVDLGGVDGMIHISELSWTRIKHPSEVVNVGDTVKVYIKGLDREKGKISLGYKRPEDNPWEILKKDYPVGTVVEATIVGMTSFGAFARIIPGIDGLIHISQIADHRIEKPQDVLQMNEKVNAEITDIDFDRHRVSLSMRKLLEENQEKEQSEE, from the coding sequence TTGAAAGTAACGGTTGCAAAAACAGCAGGATTTTGTTTTGGGGTTAACCGTGCGGTCAACTTGGTAAAACAGCTTTTACGGGAAGAAAAACAGGTTTGCACGTTGGGCCCTATTATTCATAACCCTCAAACCCTTTCCCAGCTGCGAAAAATGGGCGTTATCGAGGTGGAAAAGCCGGAAGAAGCACCAGAAGGCAGCACATTGGTGATTCGGTCTCACGGTGTCTCCAAAGCAGTAAAAGAACAGATCATGCACTTGCCGGTTCATTGTGTAGATGCCACATGCCCTTTTGTTTCTAAAATTCAGGAAATTGCAGGGGAAGAAAGCCGAGAAGGACGCATCCTTTTTCTGTTCGGAGATGCCAGCCATCCGGAGGTGCAGGGGATTGTGGGACACTGCAGCGGGCAGTGTAATGTCTTTTTGAATGCGCAGGAGCTGACGGATTTTATTAATCGCCGAGAAATTTTGTGCGATTCTGCTATTTCTGTTGTAGCTCAGACTACCTTTCAGTTGTCAGAATGGGAAAAATGCTTAAAAATCCTGAAAAGGGTATATACAAATGCTCGAATTTTTGATACAATATGTAATGCAACTGCTGCCCGTCAAAAAGAGGCTGCTGAGCTGGCACAAAAGAGTGACGCTATGCTGGTTCTCGGAGGGAAGCAGAGTTCTAATACAGCGAAGCTTTTTGAAGTATGCAGGCAATTTGCGCCGACTTATTTTGCGCAGAGTACGGAGGAGCTTCCGCTTAGTGCCTTGAGAGGGGTACATGATTTAGGTATTACTGCTGGTGCTTCCACGCCGGCAAGTATCATAAAGGAGGTACTAGTTACCATGTCAGAAATCAATGAGGATGTGCAGAACCAGAACACCGATTCCGCCGAGGACAGCTTTGAGGAGATGCTTGAAGAGTCTCTGAAGAGTTTAAATACAGATGAGAAGGTACACGGAGTTGTTGTCGGAATTACCCCTACAGAAGTCTATGTAGATGTCGGTCGTAAGCAGGCTGGTTTTATCCCAGCTTCGGAATTGTCTGCTGACCCGAATGCAAAACCCGAAGATTTAGTCAAAATGGGCGATGAGATGGATCTTCTGATTATGCGCACAAATGATCAGGAAGGTACGATCATGCTTTCCAAAAAACGTCTCGATGCTGCAAAAGGCTGGGAGACAGTTGCTGCTGCTGAAGAGAGCGGAGAAATCCTTACCGGAACAGTTACAAACGTCATCAAGGGCGGCGTGATTGCTGTTACTAATGGCGTTCGGGTATTTATCCCGGCTTCTCAGGCGACTCCTTCCCGCAACGATCCTTTGGAGGATTTGCTCAAGAAGGAAGTTCATTTCCGCATTATCGAAGTAAACCGCGGCCGTCGCCGTGCAGTTGGTTCCATTCGTTCCGTTTGGAAAGATGAGCGCAAAGCACAGGCTGAGAAGTTCTGGGAGACTGCTGAAGAAGGCAAGGAATATACCGGTACCGTTAAGTCCCTGACAAGCTACGGCGCATTTGTGGATTTAGGTGGCGTTGATGGAATGATTCACATTTCTGAACTTTCTTGGACTCGCATTAAGCACCCGAGTGAGGTTGTAAATGTTGGCGATACCGTTAAAGTGTACATCAAGGGACTCGACCGTGAAAAGGGCAAGATTTCTCTTGGATACAAACGCCCTGAGGACAACCCGTGGGAGATCCTGAAGAAGGATTATCCGGTTGGCACTGTTGTAGAGGCTACGATTGTTGGCATGACCTCTTTTGGTGCTTTTGCGCGGATTATTCCTGGCATTGACGGTTTAATCCATATTTCTCAGATCGCTGATCATCGGATTGAAAAGCCGCAGGATGTTCTGCAGATGAACGAAAAGGTCAATGCAGAAATTACAGATATCGATTTCGATCGTCATCGTGTAAGTCTTTCCATGCGTAAGCTCTTGGAAGAGAACCAAGAGAAAGAACAAAGCGAAGAATAA
- the yunB gene encoding sporulation protein YunB, with the protein MRRWRYRRSRIPWKGLLAILAVVGIIIALEFQLKPLMRDLAALEAKRYAAQMVSVAVQKELESSGVSYSDFAVIQRDTNGKVLSISSNVVKMNELKSHLVETVQDTLSDQGNEDLTVPLGTLLGGELFHGRGPGIPLRVTLSGNVTAEFHNIFEDAGVNQTRQQIDLELSAQLYAYLPGVDSTTDFSTDVPVAETVIVGEVPVFMASGK; encoded by the coding sequence GTGCGAAGGTGGAGATATAGGCGCAGCCGCATTCCATGGAAAGGATTGTTGGCTATATTGGCTGTTGTAGGAATCATCATTGCGTTGGAGTTTCAACTAAAGCCTTTGATGCGCGATTTGGCCGCCCTGGAAGCAAAACGCTATGCTGCTCAGATGGTTAGTGTCGCTGTTCAGAAAGAACTTGAGAGCAGCGGTGTTTCTTATAGTGATTTTGCGGTAATCCAGCGGGATACTAATGGAAAAGTACTTTCCATTAGCAGTAACGTCGTAAAGATGAATGAACTAAAATCCCATTTGGTCGAAACGGTCCAAGATACACTCAGTGATCAGGGCAACGAAGACCTAACGGTTCCTCTGGGAACGTTACTCGGTGGAGAATTATTCCACGGGCGTGGGCCGGGGATTCCTCTGCGGGTTACTTTGAGCGGCAACGTTACGGCGGAATTTCATAATATTTTTGAAGACGCCGGGGTAAACCAGACACGGCAGCAAATTGATCTGGAATTGAGCGCGCAGTTATATGCTTATCTGCCGGGAGTGGATTCTACCACTGACTTTTCTACAGATGTTCCTGTAGCGGAAACTGTCATTGTGGGCGAAGTGCCGGTGTTTATGGCAAGTGGAAAATAA
- the ligA gene encoding NAD-dependent DNA ligase LigA codes for MQREEAEKRIQELREQINYHSRKYYVEDAPEIDDYEYDMLYRELENLEREFPDLRTLDSPTRKVGGPALNTFQKVTHEVVMESLHDSFSEEEMRDFDRRVRETVPDVTYVVEPKFDGLSVSLEYRDGKFFRGSTRGDGTVGEDVTENLRTIRTIPKTLKEPVPYLEVRGEVYMSHQSFWQLCARQELNGEKPFKNPRNAAAGSLRQKDPKITASRVLDIFVFNIQQVSGETLSRHDESLEYLRRLGFTVSPFYQVCQNIEEAIAHIRKIGERRGEFDYSIDGAVVKVNDFAQRALLGSTAKFPKWAEAFKYPPEEKETTLLSIEVNVGRTGVLTPTGVFEPITLAGTTVSRATLHNQDFISEKDIRVGDKVCLRKAGEIIPEIVRVISHAENSEPYFLPKICPSCGSPVVREEGEAALRCTNADCPAQLTRHLIHFTSRDAMDIDGMGPAVIDQLIGKELVRSPADLYHLTEPQLLSLERMGKKSAQNLLSAIEHSKGNDLSRLLYGLGIPHVGQKAAKLLAGRFLDIKEIFEASTETIASIEGFGEIMAQSIREFFDLPATGELIGRLSDANVNMTSRREVQDTRFAGKTFVLTGTLPTMTRSEASSIIEKFGGKVSGSVSKKTSYVLAGEEAGSKLEKAQKLNVPILSEDDFLKLLNEN; via the coding sequence GTGCAACGGGAGGAAGCGGAAAAAAGAATTCAAGAACTGAGGGAACAGATCAATTATCATAGTCGCAAGTATTATGTAGAGGATGCACCGGAAATTGACGATTATGAATATGATATGCTCTACCGTGAACTCGAAAATTTAGAACGGGAATTTCCGGACCTGCGCACGTTGGATTCCCCAACTCGCAAAGTCGGTGGCCCGGCTTTGAATACGTTTCAGAAAGTAACACATGAAGTTGTGATGGAGAGCCTTCACGATTCTTTTTCTGAGGAAGAGATGCGTGATTTTGACCGCCGTGTAAGAGAAACCGTACCGGATGTGACCTATGTAGTAGAGCCAAAATTTGATGGCCTTTCGGTTTCTCTTGAATATCGAGATGGGAAATTTTTTCGCGGTTCTACCCGTGGGGATGGAACAGTTGGAGAAGATGTTACTGAAAACTTAAGAACGATTCGAACCATTCCGAAAACGCTCAAAGAGCCGGTCCCTTATTTGGAGGTTCGCGGAGAAGTTTATATGTCTCATCAGAGCTTCTGGCAGCTTTGCGCTCGCCAGGAATTGAATGGGGAAAAACCATTTAAAAATCCGCGCAATGCAGCAGCGGGTTCTCTGCGGCAAAAGGATCCAAAGATTACCGCTTCCCGTGTCCTCGATATTTTCGTTTTTAATATTCAACAGGTTTCGGGTGAAACGCTTTCTCGTCATGATGAATCGCTGGAATATTTAAGAAGACTTGGTTTTACCGTTTCACCGTTTTATCAGGTCTGTCAGAATATTGAAGAAGCGATCGCGCATATTCGGAAAATTGGTGAACGGCGCGGAGAATTTGATTATTCCATTGATGGTGCTGTTGTCAAAGTGAATGATTTTGCGCAGCGTGCATTATTAGGCAGTACCGCAAAGTTTCCAAAGTGGGCAGAGGCGTTTAAATATCCGCCGGAAGAAAAAGAAACAACTCTTCTTTCAATTGAAGTAAACGTCGGACGCACCGGCGTTTTGACACCTACCGGCGTCTTTGAACCGATTACCTTGGCGGGGACCACTGTCAGCCGTGCAACACTTCATAATCAGGATTTTATTTCTGAAAAAGATATTCGGGTGGGAGATAAAGTCTGTCTGCGAAAGGCCGGAGAAATTATTCCGGAAATTGTTAGAGTGATTTCTCATGCGGAAAATTCAGAACCATATTTTCTGCCGAAGATTTGTCCTTCCTGCGGGAGTCCGGTGGTGCGGGAAGAGGGAGAGGCTGCGTTACGCTGTACCAATGCGGATTGTCCTGCGCAGCTTACGAGACATCTGATCCATTTTACCAGCAGAGACGCAATGGATATTGATGGAATGGGGCCGGCTGTGATCGATCAGCTGATCGGAAAAGAACTGGTGCGTTCTCCAGCCGATCTTTATCATTTGACCGAGCCGCAGCTCTTGAGCTTAGAACGAATGGGGAAAAAATCCGCGCAAAATCTTCTTTCTGCTATCGAGCATTCCAAAGGAAACGACTTATCACGTCTTCTTTATGGATTGGGGATTCCACACGTCGGTCAGAAAGCTGCAAAACTTTTGGCAGGACGTTTTCTGGATATCAAAGAGATCTTTGAAGCATCCACAGAAACAATCGCTTCGATTGAAGGATTCGGAGAGATCATGGCGCAAAGTATTCGGGAGTTTTTTGACCTTCCTGCGACCGGAGAATTGATTGGACGCCTTTCTGATGCGAATGTGAATATGACTTCTCGTAGAGAGGTACAGGATACACGTTTTGCAGGAAAGACCTTTGTGTTGACCGGAACGCTTCCAACGATGACTCGTTCAGAAGCTTCTTCCATCATTGAGAAATTTGGCGGAAAGGTCAGCGGAAGTGTCTCGAAAAAAACAAGCTACGTCCTTGCCGGAGAGGAAGCCGGAAGTAAACTGGAAAAGGCGCAGAAACTTAATGTCCCGATTCTCTCAGAAGATGATTTCTTAAAATTGCTAAACGAAAATTAA
- a CDS encoding ATPase, T2SS/T4P/T4SS family, producing the protein MENPEKSFREATAPIAPRIRDLLRTLPPQIQTSISEIRLRAGRPICLWGKGVTWFLNHAGVTLQQEQGLCASMEDLQESFREMCSYSIYSHQEQIRTGFLTLQGGHRVGVCGTAVYREEKQTGIRDVSSLNIRIARAVPGCAGALLKRPEILEGGLLLAGPPASGKTTLLRDIAMYLSGGQNSAIHKVTVIDERGEICGVNNGIPAWSSLNCDVLDGFQKVDGILLAVRSMSPEYLICDELGGLGEAQALVQSVNAGAAVIASIHAGSLSELLHRPQTKALLQSGAFQRIALLSRGVPGHIQQLLRAGDLLAQVDRGSFSSFSRSHSGISGVEETA; encoded by the coding sequence ATGGAAAATCCTGAAAAAAGCTTTCGGGAAGCAACAGCACCGATTGCTCCCAGAATCCGGGATTTGCTGCGCACATTACCGCCCCAAATACAGACTTCCATTTCAGAGATTCGGCTGCGTGCAGGCAGACCAATTTGCCTTTGGGGAAAGGGAGTCACATGGTTTCTGAATCATGCAGGCGTTACGCTGCAGCAGGAGCAGGGATTATGTGCATCGATGGAAGATTTGCAGGAAAGTTTTCGGGAGATGTGCAGCTATTCTATTTATAGTCATCAGGAACAGATTCGCACCGGCTTTTTGACTCTGCAGGGCGGTCATCGAGTTGGAGTCTGTGGAACAGCCGTTTATCGGGAAGAAAAGCAGACGGGGATTCGGGATGTGTCTTCTTTAAATATCAGAATTGCGAGGGCGGTTCCCGGGTGTGCAGGTGCATTGCTAAAAAGGCCAGAAATTCTGGAAGGAGGCTTGCTCCTTGCGGGGCCCCCTGCTTCCGGTAAGACAACGCTTTTGAGGGATATCGCCATGTATCTTTCCGGTGGGCAGAATTCAGCGATTCATAAGGTGACGGTTATTGATGAACGAGGAGAAATCTGTGGGGTCAATAACGGAATACCTGCTTGGAGTTCCCTTAACTGCGATGTCTTGGATGGATTTCAAAAGGTCGATGGAATTCTTCTTGCAGTGCGGTCTATGTCACCGGAATATCTGATTTGTGATGAACTGGGAGGATTGGGAGAAGCACAGGCACTGGTGCAGAGCGTAAATGCGGGTGCAGCGGTGATTGCAAGTATCCATGCGGGAAGCCTTTCGGAACTTTTACATCGTCCACAGACCAAAGCGCTGCTCCAAAGCGGTGCTTTTCAGAGAATAGCACTTTTGTCACGCGGAGTGCCGGGACATATTCAGCAATTATTGAGGGCAGGTGATCTTCTTGCTCAAGTGGATCGGGGCAGTTTTTCTTCTTTTAGCAGGAGCCACAGCGGGATATCTGGAGTCGAAGAAACTGCATGA
- a CDS encoding stage III sporulation protein AB: MLKWIGAVFLLLAGATAGYLESKKLHDRVTRLKNFCIFLDNAATEVSYEGMPVEEICMRHGKSLDFMPPFFAALKKGEPFPQAWKKAEASPVLCEEDRELLSQFGEGFGASDTQGQLNHCSLCGSLTKKTLLKAEEDEKKKGKLYRMLGLFGGAAAALLLC; this comes from the coding sequence TTGCTCAAGTGGATCGGGGCAGTTTTTCTTCTTTTAGCAGGAGCCACAGCGGGATATCTGGAGTCGAAGAAACTGCATGATCGGGTAACAAGACTTAAAAATTTTTGCATTTTTCTTGATAATGCAGCAACAGAAGTTTCCTATGAAGGAATGCCGGTAGAAGAAATTTGTATGCGCCATGGAAAAAGTCTTGACTTTATGCCGCCATTTTTTGCGGCACTAAAAAAAGGAGAGCCTTTTCCGCAGGCATGGAAAAAAGCAGAGGCGAGTCCCGTCCTTTGTGAGGAGGACCGAGAACTTCTCAGCCAGTTTGGAGAAGGGTTTGGAGCGAGTGATACGCAGGGACAGCTAAATCATTGCAGTTTATGTGGCAGCCTTACAAAAAAGACACTTTTAAAAGCAGAAGAAGACGAAAAGAAAAAGGGAAAGCTCTATCGAATGTTGGGACTTTTTGGTGGTGCTGCGGCAGCATTACTTCTCTGCTGA
- the spoIIIAC gene encoding stage III sporulation protein AC: MDVDFIFKVAAIGIIVAVLNQLLVRSGREEQAMMTTLAGLIVVLMMIVQQISTLFGTIKSIFGL; this comes from the coding sequence ATGGATGTGGATTTTATTTTTAAAGTTGCCGCTATTGGGATTATTGTTGCGGTCTTGAATCAGCTTTTGGTGCGTTCCGGCAGGGAGGAACAGGCGATGATGACAACGCTTGCCGGATTAATTGTAGTGCTGATGATGATTGTTCAGCAGATCAGTACCCTTTTCGGGACAATCAAATCTATTTTTGGCCTTTAG